One stretch of Candidatus Binatus sp. DNA includes these proteins:
- a CDS encoding alpha/beta fold hydrolase, with protein MPLTHEATSKFVQAGPLKLHYHEAGRGPVVIMIHGGGPGAGGWSNYRRNVDAFAEHFRVILPDLPGFAQSDKPKIEGGIFAFLSKAIRDLMDALDIPRASFVGNSLGGGTTLQFALDNPDRAERLVLMGAAGGLPIFTPQPTEGIKHLLSYYEPPGPSLEKLRAFLNVMVYDGSQLTDELIKERFAASTQPDLLANPILSRSRPVAIEPLWQKLASVKHKTLIIWGRDDRTVTLDGAFIMLNQMQDVRLHVFGKCGHWAQWEKAPEFNRLVIDFLSAKE; from the coding sequence ATGCCGCTCACACACGAAGCAACCAGCAAGTTCGTCCAGGCCGGGCCGCTCAAACTGCACTATCATGAGGCCGGACGCGGACCGGTGGTGATCATGATTCACGGCGGCGGACCGGGCGCCGGCGGATGGAGCAACTATCGGCGCAACGTCGACGCGTTCGCGGAGCACTTCCGCGTGATCCTGCCCGACCTGCCGGGCTTCGCGCAGAGCGACAAGCCGAAGATCGAGGGCGGCATCTTCGCATTTTTGTCGAAGGCGATCCGCGACTTGATGGACGCGCTCGATATCCCGCGCGCAAGTTTCGTCGGCAATTCGCTCGGCGGCGGCACCACGCTGCAGTTCGCGCTCGACAATCCCGATCGCGCGGAACGGCTGGTACTGATGGGCGCGGCCGGCGGCCTGCCAATCTTCACGCCGCAGCCGACCGAAGGAATCAAGCATCTGCTCAGCTACTACGAGCCGCCCGGACCTTCGCTCGAGAAGCTGCGCGCGTTTCTCAACGTGATGGTTTACGACGGCTCGCAGTTGACCGACGAACTGATCAAGGAACGATTCGCCGCGAGCACGCAGCCCGATCTGCTGGCCAATCCGATCCTGTCGCGGAGCCGGCCGGTGGCGATCGAACCGCTCTGGCAGAAGCTCGCGAGCGTCAAACACAAGACATTGATCATCTGGGGCCGCGACGATCGCACCGTCACGCTCGACGGCGCGTTTATCATGCTGAATCAGATGCAGGATGTGCGGCTGCACGTGTTCGGCAAATGCGGGCATTGGGCGCAGTGGGAAAAGGCGCCCGAGTTTAACCGGCTCGTGATCGATTTTCTGTCGGCGAAGGAGTGA
- a CDS encoding 2-keto-4-pentenoate hydratase, with the protein MDDSRLNQIAERLRVAERERKAIDPPAAQTGMSAADAYRIQMINVARRVASGRRIVGRKVGLTSIAMQKMFGVNEPDFGHLFDDMMLASGDECRVSALMLPRIEPEIAFVLSRELRGPGITREDVLAATEYVTPALEIIDTRLRDWKITLADTIADNASSARVVLGGEKSKPSKCDLASVAMKLEKNGAVVEEGVGSAVLGHPAQPVAWLANKLAEFGQTLAAGSVVIPGALCRAVEVAAGDSITARYDHLGTVSVRFV; encoded by the coding sequence ATGGACGATTCCAGGCTGAATCAAATCGCGGAGCGGCTCCGCGTCGCCGAGCGCGAACGCAAAGCGATCGATCCGCCCGCGGCGCAAACCGGAATGTCGGCGGCCGACGCATATCGAATCCAGATGATCAACGTCGCGCGGCGCGTCGCGTCGGGGCGGCGAATCGTGGGGCGCAAGGTCGGGCTTACGAGTATCGCGATGCAGAAAATGTTCGGCGTCAACGAGCCCGATTTTGGGCATCTGTTCGACGACATGATGCTCGCGAGCGGCGATGAATGCCGCGTCAGCGCGCTGATGCTCCCGCGAATCGAGCCTGAGATCGCGTTTGTGCTGTCGCGCGAACTGCGCGGACCAGGCATCACGCGCGAGGACGTGCTCGCGGCGACGGAATACGTGACGCCGGCGCTCGAGATAATCGACACGCGGCTCCGCGACTGGAAAATCACGCTTGCGGATACGATCGCCGACAACGCGTCGTCGGCGCGCGTCGTGCTGGGCGGTGAAAAATCGAAGCCGTCAAAATGCGATCTCGCCAGCGTCGCGATGAAGCTCGAAAAGAACGGCGCCGTCGTCGAAGAGGGCGTCGGCTCGGCCGTGCTGGGGCATCCCGCGCAACCGGTCGCGTGGCTCGCCAACAAACTCGCCGAATTCGGACAAACGCTCGCAGCCGGCAGCGTCGTGATACCGGGCGCATTATGCCGCGCAGTTGAGGTCGCGGCGGGCGATTCGATCACCGCGCGCTATGACCATCTTGGCACGGTCAGCGTGAGATTCGTCTGA
- a CDS encoding 3-phenylpropionate/cinnamic acid dioxygenase subunit beta, translating to MSAGVATQPKSQAASAEKVTPELQQEIEQFLYHESRILDDRRYEEWFELLASDLHYFMPTRYNRLRRESDKEFSAANEAAFFDEDRASIAMRIRRLNTGMAWAEDPPSRTRHMVSNVVIKPRGNDEYEVDCYYLLYRSRLEREVETFVGMRHDVLRRANNSAGFELARRTIILDQTILLARNLSFFF from the coding sequence GTGAGCGCCGGAGTAGCTACTCAGCCTAAGTCGCAAGCTGCCAGTGCGGAGAAGGTTACGCCGGAGTTGCAACAGGAGATCGAGCAGTTCCTGTATCATGAGTCACGCATTCTTGATGATAGGCGCTATGAAGAATGGTTCGAGCTACTAGCTAGCGACCTTCACTACTTCATGCCGACGCGCTACAACCGGCTGCGCCGCGAATCCGACAAGGAATTCTCCGCCGCCAACGAAGCCGCGTTTTTCGATGAGGATAGGGCGTCGATCGCGATGCGCATCCGCCGCCTCAACACCGGGATGGCGTGGGCGGAGGATCCACCGTCGCGCACGCGCCACATGGTGAGCAACGTGGTGATAAAGCCGCGCGGCAACGATGAGTACGAGGTCGATTGCTACTACCTGCTGTATCGATCGCGGCTGGAGCGCGAGGTCGAGACCTTCGTCGGGATGCGCCACGACGTGCTCCGCCGCGCCAACAACTCCGCGGGATTTGAGCTCGCGCGCCGCACGATCATCCTCGATCAAACGATCCTGCTGGCGCGCAATCTGAGCTTCTTCTTTTAG
- the hcaB gene encoding 3-(cis-5,6-dihydroxycyclohexa-1,3-dien-1-yl)propanoate dehydrogenase, translating to MGWLEGKVALVTGGASGLGRAIVERFLEEGARVAILDKSRERSEELVARLGKDAAAIVGDVTILADNDRAVAETVKRFGRLDCFVGNAGIWDFSISLADLPEDRIGAAFDELFGVNVKGYLLGAKASYRELAKSRGSIIYTVSNAGFYPCGGGPLYTASKHAVVGLIRQLAYELAPKIRVNGVAPGAIPTDLRGPRSLEMAERSIAAMPLKDFVEAGLPLGKLPAPRDYTGSYVLLASSENSSTATGGVIICEGGMGIRGFGDAAGGRNL from the coding sequence ATGGGATGGCTCGAAGGCAAAGTCGCGCTGGTGACGGGCGGCGCGTCGGGACTTGGACGCGCGATCGTCGAGCGCTTTCTCGAGGAGGGCGCGCGCGTCGCGATTCTCGACAAATCGCGCGAGCGGAGCGAGGAATTGGTGGCGCGGCTCGGCAAGGATGCGGCCGCGATCGTCGGCGACGTCACGATTCTCGCCGACAACGATCGCGCGGTCGCGGAGACCGTCAAGCGATTCGGGCGTCTCGATTGTTTCGTCGGCAACGCCGGCATCTGGGATTTTTCGATCTCGCTCGCGGACCTGCCCGAGGACCGAATCGGGGCGGCGTTCGATGAACTATTCGGCGTGAACGTGAAGGGCTATCTGCTCGGCGCCAAGGCCAGCTATCGCGAACTCGCGAAGTCGCGCGGCTCGATCATCTATACGGTGTCGAACGCCGGCTTTTATCCGTGCGGCGGCGGTCCTTTATATACCGCGTCGAAGCACGCCGTGGTCGGGCTGATTCGCCAACTCGCTTACGAACTCGCGCCCAAGATTCGCGTCAATGGCGTCGCACCCGGCGCAATCCCGACCGATCTGCGCGGTCCGCGCTCGCTCGAGATGGCTGAGCGATCGATCGCCGCGATGCCGCTCAAGGATTTCGTCGAGGCTGGATTGCCGCTCGGCAAATTGCCCGCGCCGCGCGACTACACCGGTTCGTACGTGCTGCTCGCGTCATCGGAAAATTCCTCGACCGCGACCGGCGGCGTGATCATTTGCGAAGGCGGGATGGGAATCCGCGGCTTCGGCGACGCGGCGGGCGGCCGCAATCTGTAA